A genomic stretch from Sinorhizobium terangae includes:
- a CDS encoding pyridoxamine 5'-phosphate oxidase family protein, with protein MFVREMTEQECIALVASGRLGRLACCREGRPYIVPIHYALASRCLYGFSMLGQKIEWMRDNPCVCVEVDELVSHNQWKSVVLSGRYLELPDTDQWRHERLHAWSLLEKHVNWWEPGGLKPGPQPIADASPHVFYCIDIEEITGRAAMAGEPV; from the coding sequence ATGTTCGTCAGGGAAATGACCGAGCAGGAATGTATCGCGCTCGTCGCCTCGGGCCGCCTCGGCCGGCTCGCCTGCTGCCGGGAGGGCAGGCCCTATATCGTTCCGATCCACTATGCGCTCGCCAGCCGATGCCTCTACGGCTTCTCGATGCTCGGACAGAAGATCGAGTGGATGCGCGACAATCCTTGCGTTTGCGTCGAGGTCGACGAGCTTGTGAGCCACAACCAGTGGAAGAGCGTCGTCCTCTCAGGCCGCTACCTGGAACTGCCGGATACCGATCAATGGCGCCATGAGCGCCTGCATGCCTGGTCGCTCCTCGAAAAGCACGTCAACTGGTGGGAGCCGGGCGGCCTGAAGCCCGGCCCGCAGCCGATCGCAGACGCCTCCCCGCATGTTTTCTATTGCATAGACATCGAGGAGATCACCGGCCGCGCGGCGATGGCGGGCGAACCGGTATAA
- the greA gene encoding transcription elongation factor GreA, translating to MSVAFVKEESAETAAETLLPDRAISPHPNLVTEAGLKALEMQLRQAREAYDATNAIEDVNERRRQAANPLRDLRYFAERVRSAQLVPDPTSNDTVAFGSTVTFSRDDGRVQTYRIVGEDEADPKAGSISYVSPVARILMGEAVGDVVGVGDQELEIIAISA from the coding sequence GTGAGCGTTGCCTTCGTCAAGGAAGAAAGTGCCGAAACGGCTGCGGAAACCCTGCTGCCCGACCGTGCGATTTCACCCCATCCGAACCTGGTCACGGAAGCGGGATTGAAGGCGCTCGAAATGCAGCTCCGGCAGGCGCGCGAAGCCTATGATGCGACGAACGCGATCGAAGACGTGAACGAACGGCGGCGGCAGGCGGCAAACCCGTTGCGCGATCTGCGCTACTTTGCGGAACGCGTTCGCTCGGCCCAGCTTGTGCCCGACCCGACATCAAACGACACCGTTGCCTTCGGCAGCACGGTCACCTTCAGCCGTGACGACGGGCGTGTGCAGACCTATCGGATCGTGGGAGAGGACGAAGCCGATCCTAAGGCGGGATCGATTTCCTATGTCTCGCCGGTCGCAAGGATTCTCATGGGCGAAGCCGTCGGCGATGTCGTCGGCGTCGGCGATCAAGAGCTCGAGATCATCGCAATCTCTGCATGA
- a CDS encoding LexA family transcriptional regulator: MSDKAERLREARRKAGYRFASDAANALGVVASTYRAHENGQNDFELAEAKIYGRRFNVDPYWLLEGDRRTGNSAAPVEPVGVYKPNGTSVTPIVGQGKKIPVFGQAVGGVDGEFLMNGNVLYEVMAPPILSDISGAYAVSVSGDSMYPRYEDGEVCFVDPKRPVRRGDYVIAQIRLEENGALLAYVKKFVRHNTAELVLEQFNPPKELRFDANTVHSVHYIALAGNA, encoded by the coding sequence ATGAGCGACAAAGCTGAAAGATTGCGCGAGGCGCGCCGGAAGGCCGGCTATCGGTTTGCCTCCGATGCCGCGAACGCGCTTGGCGTCGTCGCCTCGACCTATCGCGCCCACGAAAACGGTCAGAACGACTTCGAACTCGCCGAAGCCAAGATCTACGGCCGCCGTTTCAATGTCGATCCGTACTGGCTGCTGGAGGGCGACCGCCGGACCGGCAACAGTGCTGCGCCCGTGGAGCCAGTGGGCGTCTACAAGCCGAACGGCACGAGTGTCACCCCGATCGTGGGCCAGGGCAAAAAGATCCCGGTCTTCGGCCAAGCCGTCGGCGGAGTGGATGGTGAATTCCTAATGAATGGCAATGTGTTGTACGAAGTCATGGCGCCGCCGATCCTCTCGGACATTTCCGGCGCTTATGCAGTCTCGGTTTCCGGCGATTCCATGTATCCGCGCTATGAGGACGGTGAGGTCTGCTTTGTCGACCCCAAACGTCCGGTGAGGCGCGGCGACTACGTGATCGCCCAGATCCGGCTCGAAGAAAATGGCGCGCTGCTCGCCTACGTCAAGAAGTTCGTCCGCCACAACACCGCCGAATTGGTGCTCGAGCAGTTCAACCCGCCAAAGGAACTCCGCTTCGACGCCAACACCGTCCACTCGGTCCACTACATCGCACTCGCCGGGAACGCGTGA
- a CDS encoding DUF445 domain-containing protein: MAPDRIRSLDTPTPASGTLPPPRSEDFLRRRLKRNRTLATSLLVTMGAVFVGTHFVADPGFATRLLRATAEAGIVGGLADWFAVTALFRHPLGIPIPHTAIIPNSKERIGQTLGRFIERHFLTQEVLLRKLKSANAAQRFARWLSTPETAPVIANAVVAAMPYLVRSLDSHDLREFVRRTLGRQLRQTDIAPVMGRVIHMVTASGEADVLFERVLGVAAQWLEDNRDQIYLLVQQRSRWWIPKTINRKIADAIITGCADLLNDLREPESEVRFKFREALAHLINELINSPEQRKQINASKNRILEHPDVQAWVAAVWQETSRVMLEDLSQPTSKARAAVEKICMLIGKTLATDQAMLKHMDAFLEELAVYLVSWRHEIGKFVTEVVRSWDSPTLVERLELVVGSDLQYIRMNGTIVGALAGSLIFLTSQLIG, encoded by the coding sequence ATGGCACCGGATCGCATTCGATCACTTGATACCCCAACCCCGGCTTCAGGCACCCTACCGCCGCCTCGTTCCGAAGATTTCCTGCGGCGGCGCCTCAAGCGCAATCGCACCCTGGCGACATCGCTTCTTGTCACCATGGGCGCCGTCTTTGTCGGAACACATTTCGTTGCCGACCCCGGCTTCGCCACAAGGCTGCTTCGCGCCACGGCCGAGGCGGGAATTGTCGGCGGGCTTGCCGATTGGTTCGCGGTGACGGCGCTTTTTCGGCACCCGTTGGGCATTCCCATTCCGCACACGGCCATTATCCCGAACAGCAAGGAGCGCATCGGGCAGACCCTTGGCCGTTTCATTGAACGTCACTTCCTGACCCAGGAAGTGTTGCTGCGCAAGCTCAAGAGCGCCAACGCGGCGCAGCGTTTTGCGAGATGGCTGTCGACCCCGGAGACTGCACCGGTCATCGCAAACGCCGTCGTCGCAGCGATGCCCTACCTCGTTCGCTCTCTTGATAGTCACGACCTGCGCGAGTTCGTCCGGCGCACGCTCGGCAGGCAGCTCCGGCAAACAGATATCGCGCCCGTCATGGGCCGCGTGATTCACATGGTTACCGCAAGCGGCGAAGCGGATGTCCTGTTCGAACGCGTCCTGGGTGTCGCCGCCCAGTGGCTCGAAGACAACCGCGACCAGATCTACCTTCTGGTTCAGCAACGCAGTCGCTGGTGGATCCCGAAGACCATAAACCGGAAAATTGCCGACGCGATCATCACCGGCTGTGCCGATCTCCTCAACGACCTCAGGGAGCCGGAGAGCGAGGTGCGATTTAAGTTTCGCGAGGCGCTCGCCCATCTGATCAATGAGCTCATCAATTCCCCGGAGCAGCGCAAGCAGATCAACGCGTCCAAAAATCGTATCCTCGAGCATCCGGATGTTCAGGCCTGGGTCGCCGCCGTTTGGCAAGAGACCTCGCGAGTGATGCTCGAAGACCTGTCGCAGCCAACCTCGAAAGCACGCGCGGCCGTTGAGAAGATCTGCATGCTCATCGGCAAGACGCTTGCGACCGACCAGGCCATGCTGAAACATATGGACGCGTTTCTGGAGGAACTCGCCGTATATCTGGTCTCCTGGCGTCACGAGATCGGCAAGTTTGTGACGGAAGTCGTCAGAAGCTGGGACAGTCCGACGCTCGTGGAGCGCCTGGAACTCGTCGTCGGCAGCGATCTCCAGTACATCCGCATGAACGGCACCATCGTCGGCGCCCTCGCCGGCAGCCTTATCTTTCTCACCTCTCAATTGATCGGGTAG
- a CDS encoding hydrolase has protein sequence MTAPANFNGARPVIDPKDAAMLLIDHQSGLFQTVADMPMPVLRNHAIALAKMATLCKIPVITTASVPQGPNGPLIPEIHEAAPHAQYVARTGQINAWDNPDFVEAVRKTGKKTLIVAGTVTSVCMAFPAISAVQEGYKVFAVVDASGTYSKMAQEITLARIVQAGVVPTDTAAVASELQSTWHRDDAQQWAELYTLIFPPYKLLIESYAKAQEVIQKNEQLDSSRA, from the coding sequence ATGACCGCACCCGCTAATTTCAATGGGGCTCGTCCGGTGATCGACCCCAAGGACGCCGCGATGCTGTTGATCGATCATCAAAGTGGTCTCTTCCAAACCGTGGCCGATATGCCGATGCCGGTATTGCGTAATCACGCTATCGCGCTCGCCAAAATGGCCACGCTCTGCAAGATACCGGTAATTACAACAGCGTCTGTTCCGCAGGGACCCAATGGCCCCCTGATTCCCGAGATTCATGAGGCCGCACCGCACGCTCAATATGTCGCGCGCACGGGTCAGATCAACGCCTGGGACAACCCAGATTTCGTTGAGGCTGTGCGAAAGACTGGAAAGAAGACGCTGATCGTCGCAGGCACGGTCACGAGCGTATGCATGGCGTTCCCCGCAATCAGTGCCGTTCAGGAGGGCTATAAAGTATTCGCGGTTGTCGACGCCTCTGGCACCTACTCCAAGATGGCGCAGGAGATCACGCTGGCTCGCATCGTGCAGGCTGGTGTCGTCCCGACAGACACCGCCGCTGTCGCGTCTGAGCTGCAGAGCACTTGGCACCGCGACGATGCCCAGCAGTGGGCCGAGCTGTACACCCTGATCTTCCCGCCCTACAAGCTGCTGATCGAAAGCTATGCAAAGGCGCAAGAAGTCATACAGAAGAACGAGCAGCTCGACTCCAGTCGCGCATAG
- a CDS encoding cation-translocating P-type ATPase, with amino-acid sequence MPQMATGGPRRRERPGSSSGGAHGRQGDLQDQPQGVAVADAVAPTPVSIRLVHAAAPGRARLHIDALVESNQVQRFLERTLPAIGGVSGAAASPLTGNLLVHYDPATPLEAIIGRIIELLQSGIGPSDDDSRDKKGWHHLDTEAVATDLATSRTRGLSEDEARERLVAAGSNALPALPTRSNLGIFLAQFDSVPVALLAGAAVVSLVTGALLEVGAILAVMGVNAAIGYRTETGTERIIQSLNLPAPQAARVIRDGDPHEVAAETLVPGDVLMLERGMVVPADARLSAVRGLTVSEAGLTGESMPVRKSDAPVAVTLPLAERTSMVYRGTVVTGGSGTAIVVATGARTEIGRVQQLVGATLAPQTPMQRQMGELGRQLGWLTLYAGGLIVGIGWLRGIALYQAARSALSVVVAAVPEGLPVLAVTTLALGVEDLRRRNILVRRLEAVEPMAAVQVACFDKTGTLTFGRMSVEVAVCGDQIYQAGEGSRLDGHDDAVAHPNGNDCLRRLLTIGCLCSEAEVEADEGDSILNGSATEKALVQAAIDSEIDVAALRRGFPKVSLQQRTETYRFMASAHANNGRLLLAVKGSPLEVLDRCRWEGLAGGGRRPLTPERRDRIEGINAELADRALRVLGFAYRDVGDETQDEPAVAELTWVGLAGLADPVRPGLKSLMAELHRAGLQTIILTGDQRATARAVAHKVGLNGTGDIDIVDAVDVDRMTEAELAVAARRAQAFSRVSPAQKLKIIRALQQSGATVAMIGDGINDSPALRAADVGIALGRDPYAAARETADVYLATDDLGGLIPAIERGRTTFTNIRKAIHYLFSTNFSEVLVMLCGMAVGLGEVLSPMQLLWINLISDVLPGLGLAMEPPEAAGMQDGPMVADKALPGVQNLASLTSEAALLGSGAMAAGLYGAMRYGTASPIVRTMTFGALVTAQLLHAITCRSSTRSVFDRGSSPANPALTGILAGSVAAQSAALFVPGIRRLLGLAPLGILDAGIMLAGGTLPFAIAEVRKSALSASTSHASAPLTFTRAPMAPANESRPRLLEAPANVSWLRPHGAK; translated from the coding sequence ATGCCCCAAATGGCAACAGGTGGGCCACGCAGGCGCGAAAGGCCCGGGTCGAGCAGCGGCGGCGCACACGGTCGCCAAGGCGACCTTCAGGATCAGCCGCAAGGTGTGGCCGTTGCCGATGCCGTTGCGCCGACGCCTGTCTCCATCCGGCTGGTGCACGCCGCGGCACCCGGGAGAGCGCGTCTTCATATCGATGCGCTCGTGGAAAGCAACCAGGTTCAGAGATTTCTCGAGCGTACTCTCCCTGCGATTGGCGGCGTTTCCGGTGCCGCGGCGAGTCCGCTCACCGGCAATCTGCTCGTTCATTACGATCCAGCCACGCCACTCGAGGCGATCATCGGGCGGATCATCGAGCTCCTGCAAAGCGGCATCGGGCCGTCCGACGACGATTCCCGTGACAAAAAGGGCTGGCACCATCTGGACACGGAAGCGGTAGCGACCGACCTAGCGACGTCCCGCACACGTGGATTATCCGAAGACGAGGCGCGGGAGCGCCTGGTGGCTGCGGGAAGCAACGCTCTACCAGCGCTTCCAACGCGCTCCAACCTCGGCATCTTTCTCGCCCAGTTCGATAGCGTACCCGTCGCGCTGCTGGCCGGTGCGGCGGTCGTCTCCCTCGTCACCGGAGCCTTGCTCGAGGTCGGGGCGATTTTGGCGGTGATGGGGGTGAACGCCGCCATTGGCTACAGGACCGAGACCGGAACCGAGCGGATCATCCAGAGCCTGAACCTGCCGGCGCCGCAGGCCGCGAGAGTAATTCGCGATGGCGATCCGCACGAGGTGGCGGCGGAGACGCTTGTCCCGGGCGATGTTCTGATGCTGGAGCGCGGCATGGTGGTGCCGGCCGACGCGCGCCTGTCCGCCGTGCGCGGACTGACCGTCAGCGAGGCGGGATTGACCGGCGAGAGCATGCCGGTCCGCAAATCCGATGCGCCCGTAGCCGTGACGCTTCCGCTCGCGGAGCGGACCAGTATGGTCTACCGCGGCACGGTGGTGACGGGCGGGAGCGGCACAGCCATTGTTGTGGCGACGGGCGCGCGGACCGAGATCGGAAGAGTTCAACAGCTCGTCGGCGCAACCTTGGCGCCGCAAACACCCATGCAGCGGCAAATGGGCGAACTGGGGCGACAACTCGGATGGCTGACGCTCTATGCGGGCGGACTCATTGTCGGCATCGGCTGGTTGCGCGGGATCGCGCTCTACCAAGCCGCCCGATCGGCCTTGTCCGTTGTCGTGGCCGCGGTTCCAGAGGGTCTGCCCGTGCTCGCTGTTACGACACTCGCGCTCGGTGTCGAGGACCTGCGACGACGCAATATTCTCGTGCGCCGGCTCGAAGCTGTGGAGCCGATGGCAGCCGTGCAGGTCGCCTGCTTCGACAAGACCGGCACCCTGACCTTCGGCCGCATGTCCGTGGAAGTCGCCGTCTGCGGAGACCAGATTTACCAGGCTGGAGAGGGCAGTCGGCTCGACGGCCATGATGATGCCGTGGCGCACCCAAACGGAAACGACTGCTTGAGAAGGCTGCTCACGATCGGCTGTCTCTGCAGCGAGGCGGAGGTCGAGGCAGACGAAGGCGACAGTATCCTCAACGGTTCGGCTACCGAGAAGGCGCTCGTCCAGGCAGCGATCGACAGTGAAATTGACGTTGCCGCATTGCGTCGAGGGTTCCCGAAGGTGTCTCTGCAGCAACGCACCGAAACCTACCGTTTTATGGCGAGCGCGCATGCCAACAACGGTCGCCTGCTTCTCGCCGTGAAAGGAAGCCCTCTCGAAGTTCTCGATCGCTGCCGGTGGGAGGGACTGGCCGGCGGTGGGCGCAGGCCTCTGACGCCGGAGCGCCGCGACCGGATCGAGGGAATCAACGCCGAACTGGCGGATCGCGCGCTGCGGGTTCTCGGTTTTGCCTATCGCGATGTTGGCGACGAAACGCAAGACGAACCGGCGGTTGCGGAACTGACATGGGTTGGCCTCGCCGGCCTGGCCGATCCCGTCCGCCCGGGTTTGAAATCGCTGATGGCGGAGCTTCATCGGGCCGGACTCCAGACGATCATTCTGACCGGCGATCAGCGGGCGACGGCCCGAGCCGTCGCCCATAAGGTCGGCCTGAACGGGACGGGAGACATTGACATTGTCGACGCCGTCGACGTTGACCGCATGACGGAGGCCGAATTGGCGGTTGCGGCGCGCCGGGCGCAGGCCTTCTCGCGCGTCAGCCCCGCACAGAAGCTCAAGATCATTCGTGCCCTGCAGCAATCGGGAGCCACGGTGGCGATGATCGGCGACGGTATCAACGACAGTCCGGCGCTGCGCGCAGCCGATGTCGGTATCGCTTTGGGTCGGGACCCGTACGCAGCGGCACGCGAGACGGCGGACGTCTATCTCGCCACGGATGATCTGGGCGGCCTCATTCCGGCAATCGAGAGAGGCCGCACCACCTTCACGAATATCCGCAAGGCGATACACTATCTCTTCAGCACGAATTTCAGCGAGGTCCTCGTCATGCTGTGTGGCATGGCCGTGGGCCTTGGCGAGGTCCTCTCGCCGATGCAACTCCTGTGGATCAATCTCATCTCCGACGTGCTGCCGGGACTCGGTCTCGCGATGGAGCCGCCGGAAGCCGCCGGCATGCAGGACGGGCCCATGGTCGCGGACAAAGCCCTGCCTGGAGTCCAGAATCTCGCCTCGCTCACCAGCGAGGCGGCGCTGCTCGGCTCAGGCGCCATGGCGGCAGGCCTCTACGGCGCGATGCGCTATGGGACTGCTTCGCCGATCGTGCGGACCATGACCTTCGGCGCTCTGGTGACGGCCCAACTGCTCCATGCGATCACCTGCCGCTCGTCCACGCGTAGTGTTTTCGATCGCGGATCCAGCCCCGCCAACCCGGCACTCACGGGCATTCTGGCCGGTTCGGTGGCGGCGCAGTCGGCTGCCTTGTTCGTGCCCGGCATCCGCAGACTGCTCGGCCTCGCACCGCTCGGCATCCTTGATGCAGGCATCATGCTCGCCGGCGGAACGCTTCCGTTTGCAATCGCCGAGGTGCGCAAGTCGGCTCTCAGCGCCAGCACGAGCCATGCGAGCGCGCCGCTCACCTTCACGCGAGCGCCAATGGCGCCTGCCAATGAGTCCCGCCCCAGGCTGTTGGAGGCGCCGGCCAACGTGTCATGGCTACGTCCGCATGGTGCGAAGTAA
- a CDS encoding helix-turn-helix domain-containing protein: MTNPSEETQSQLARLSKHYGAVRERLVRPTNAVVSAAAAAELERRVQALASDNAAKARRIAALETELADAGARLIAQAQVLLGQRAGEEAEDGDRPPVEEIVAAVLERFPGVSWEDIISVRRERRLVEPRHACMRAVYDARKDLSLPLIGRIFRRNHVTVLGVVQRRSAEA, from the coding sequence ATGACGAACCCTTCGGAAGAAACACAGTCGCAACTGGCACGGCTCAGCAAGCACTACGGCGCCGTGCGCGAACGGCTGGTCCGGCCGACAAACGCGGTCGTTTCGGCGGCCGCGGCGGCGGAGCTCGAAAGGCGGGTCCAAGCGCTTGCGAGCGACAACGCGGCGAAGGCGCGGCGGATCGCGGCGCTCGAGACGGAGCTTGCCGATGCCGGGGCGCGGCTGATCGCCCAGGCGCAGGTGCTGCTTGGACAGCGGGCGGGCGAGGAGGCCGAGGACGGCGACCGGCCGCCGGTCGAGGAGATCGTTGCGGCGGTGCTCGAACGGTTCCCGGGGGTCAGCTGGGAGGACATCATCAGCGTGCGGCGCGAGCGCCGGCTGGTCGAGCCCCGGCACGCCTGCATGCGCGCCGTCTACGACGCCCGCAAGGACCTCTCGCTACCGCTGATCGGCCGCATCTTCCGCCGCAACCATGTGACCGTACTCGGCGTCGTCCAACGGCGATCCGCGGAGGCCTGA
- a CDS encoding acyltransferase family protein — protein MVDLITKPSDSAVELHATLLTSGHLVYIHYFRAVAILQILVLHACRVFMLRGFDEQVPPSNRFLIVNDILFHDTTMYLAIISGIIYSTRLSKRPTFLFYKQRFLRVVVPYIVMSMLFSTLLFFRWNGVEGIHDLIALTKFLSYNVLWGEAQNTYWYIPVVVLLYALSPILHRLLTTAARYPMLIAAVTLPLFFSRTGTDVTIATCIFFTGTYVIGLYMGEDVEGRLGAIARYLPLLGVVAAITTALLWFLYTHGIDKWGPTSLRESVHFVQKLALGALILIWLWRRCKDLPLVVARTLDLVALSAFGLYLLHGFVFRICLRIASAVVASPDSTWNLIGGGAIIFCLGLLSCLVIIFLLRVLLGKHSRLLVG, from the coding sequence TTGGTCGACCTGATCACAAAACCCAGTGATTCCGCGGTTGAACTGCATGCTACGCTCTTGACGAGTGGCCATCTCGTCTACATCCACTATTTTCGTGCAGTGGCAATTCTTCAGATTCTCGTTCTGCATGCATGTCGTGTCTTCATGCTGCGGGGCTTTGACGAGCAAGTTCCTCCGTCGAATCGCTTCTTAATCGTGAACGACATTCTGTTTCATGACACGACGATGTATTTGGCGATAATATCCGGAATAATTTATTCAACGCGTCTTTCAAAGAGACCCACCTTTCTGTTTTACAAGCAGCGATTCCTAAGAGTCGTCGTGCCATATATCGTGATGTCTATGCTGTTCTCGACGCTACTATTCTTCAGATGGAACGGCGTTGAGGGCATCCACGATTTAATCGCGCTCACAAAGTTTCTTTCCTACAACGTTCTTTGGGGCGAAGCTCAAAACACCTATTGGTATATCCCGGTGGTTGTACTGCTCTACGCGCTCAGTCCGATCCTTCATCGGCTGCTTACCACTGCCGCGAGATACCCGATGCTAATTGCGGCCGTTACCTTGCCGCTCTTTTTCTCTCGGACAGGAACCGACGTCACGATCGCCACGTGCATCTTCTTCACCGGCACCTACGTCATCGGCCTGTACATGGGTGAGGACGTGGAGGGACGTTTGGGCGCGATCGCCCGATATCTGCCGCTGCTCGGCGTTGTTGCGGCTATCACGACGGCTTTACTCTGGTTCCTATACACTCATGGCATAGACAAATGGGGGCCGACATCGCTGCGGGAGAGCGTACATTTTGTCCAAAAGCTCGCTCTTGGCGCTCTCATCCTGATCTGGCTTTGGCGACGGTGCAAGGACCTTCCCCTGGTGGTTGCACGCACTTTGGATCTGGTCGCATTGAGTGCTTTCGGACTTTATCTGCTGCACGGCTTCGTTTTTCGCATCTGTCTTCGGATCGCGTCCGCTGTTGTTGCATCACCCGATTCGACCTGGAACTTGATCGGCGGAGGAGCCATCATCTTCTGTCTCGGATTGCTCAGCTGCCTAGTGATCATCTTCCTGTTGCGCGTACTGCTCGGCAAGCATTCACGCTTGTTGGTTGGCTGA
- a CDS encoding LysR family transcriptional regulator: MRPRKQAAGLPIEVIVRYGRTMRWRFDDILAFVRVMEAGSITAAAERMNLSKSVVSKRISDLEHALGVELFLRSTRQVRPTENGEAFHERIVPLLHEINETAESLSAKGQRPLQGQLRITAPMSFGIMYLGPLIAEFARRHSELEMAIDYEDRLVDLVHGGYDLGIRIGHLKDSRLKARKLCECTRLVCCSPSYAKAHGLPKSVAELTEHTCIDYAYVHANRIWDFESERAGGKPVSVTMRSRIVTNNGEAMRDMAVAGVGIVSMPMFLVAKELREGTLIPALPPGTVQPPYTIAAIYPPTHHVSTKIRMFIDYLVKFFTPPLPWEGLMEVAEQSPLLASRVSADEDAI; this comes from the coding sequence ATGCGGCCGCGCAAGCAGGCCGCGGGGCTTCCCATCGAAGTTATTGTTCGATACGGTAGAACGATGCGATGGCGTTTCGACGATATCCTGGCGTTTGTTCGCGTGATGGAGGCTGGCAGCATCACGGCCGCCGCCGAGCGCATGAATCTATCTAAGTCTGTCGTCAGCAAGCGTATCAGTGATCTGGAGCACGCTTTGGGCGTCGAGCTTTTTCTGCGGTCGACCCGTCAGGTTCGACCGACAGAAAATGGCGAGGCTTTCCACGAGCGCATTGTCCCGCTGCTGCACGAGATCAATGAAACAGCAGAAAGCCTGTCAGCAAAAGGGCAGAGGCCCCTGCAAGGGCAGCTCCGCATCACGGCACCAATGTCGTTTGGTATCATGTATCTCGGTCCGTTGATTGCAGAATTTGCGCGGCGCCATTCTGAATTGGAGATGGCCATCGATTATGAGGATCGTCTCGTTGACCTCGTTCACGGCGGTTACGATCTTGGCATCCGCATAGGGCATCTGAAAGATTCTCGCCTGAAGGCGCGCAAGCTTTGCGAATGTACGCGGCTCGTCTGCTGTAGTCCGAGCTATGCAAAGGCACACGGGCTTCCAAAGAGTGTCGCCGAACTCACCGAGCACACCTGCATCGATTACGCCTACGTTCACGCCAATCGCATCTGGGATTTCGAAAGCGAAAGGGCCGGTGGGAAGCCCGTATCGGTCACCATGCGTAGTCGAATCGTCACGAACAATGGCGAAGCAATGAGAGATATGGCGGTTGCGGGGGTGGGGATCGTATCAATGCCGATGTTCCTCGTAGCCAAGGAGCTGCGCGAAGGAACGCTTATCCCGGCGCTGCCCCCTGGCACCGTGCAACCCCCTTATACGATAGCCGCGATCTATCCGCCAACACATCACGTATCTACAAAGATCCGGATGTTTATCGACTACCTTGTGAAATTCTTCACCCCGCCGCTTCCTTGGGAGGGGCTGATGGAAGTTGCTGAGCAGTCGCCATTGCTGGCTTCGCGAGTGTCGGCAGACGAAGACGCCATCTAG
- the ampC gene encoding class C beta-lactamase yields the protein MTSLKLAAFSLIVSTLPFSPAAANEDAFQSKASAAFAGVIEEYKIPGLVVGMTKNGEHGFYATGLASRADNRPVNPDTLFELGSISKVFNVTLAALAEQRGQLSLDDKVSRHLCADACSIGNDMILMDLATHHSGGLPLQVPDDIADTKELVNWLQDWQPPQPGTRSYSNISIGLLGHIAASAMEMDYTQAVETVLIPAFGLENTFIDVPAKAMDNYAFGYERKTDKPIRVTPGVLDAEAYGIKSSARDMLKLLDVELGNATVSPELKAAVERTREGQFRTAKFTQDMIWEQYPWPVDLETMVAGNGYDFILHPQKAERIKPALAPQKDVIINKTGSTNGFGGYVVLLPRENLGIVVLANRNYPNEARVRATYALIEALLSN from the coding sequence ATGACAAGCCTAAAACTGGCAGCTTTCAGCCTGATCGTCTCAACGCTCCCCTTCTCGCCCGCTGCGGCAAACGAAGACGCCTTCCAGTCGAAAGCGAGCGCCGCCTTTGCGGGCGTCATCGAGGAATACAAGATTCCCGGGCTCGTCGTGGGCATGACCAAGAACGGCGAGCATGGCTTCTATGCGACGGGCCTCGCATCACGTGCCGACAACCGTCCGGTAAACCCCGACACGCTTTTCGAGCTGGGATCGATCAGCAAGGTCTTCAACGTGACGCTGGCGGCGCTCGCCGAACAGCGCGGCCAGCTATCCCTGGATGACAAGGTTTCCCGCCATCTGTGCGCCGACGCCTGCTCGATCGGCAACGACATGATACTCATGGATCTCGCGACCCATCATTCCGGCGGGCTGCCGCTGCAGGTTCCCGATGACATCGCGGACACGAAAGAGCTCGTGAATTGGCTCCAGGACTGGCAGCCGCCACAGCCTGGAACGCGCAGCTATTCCAATATCAGCATCGGCCTTCTTGGCCACATCGCCGCAAGCGCGATGGAAATGGACTATACGCAGGCGGTCGAGACGGTGCTGATCCCCGCATTCGGTCTTGAGAACACCTTTATCGACGTGCCCGCCAAGGCGATGGACAACTACGCCTTCGGCTACGAGCGCAAGACCGACAAGCCGATCCGCGTCACCCCGGGCGTCCTCGACGCGGAAGCCTACGGCATCAAATCGAGCGCGCGCGACATGCTGAAGCTCCTGGATGTGGAACTCGGAAACGCGACCGTTTCCCCGGAGTTGAAAGCGGCTGTTGAGCGCACTCGGGAAGGCCAGTTCAGAACCGCCAAATTCACGCAGGACATGATCTGGGAGCAGTACCCCTGGCCCGTCGATCTCGAGACGATGGTGGCGGGTAACGGCTATGATTTCATCCTTCATCCGCAGAAGGCAGAAAGGATCAAGCCGGCGCTTGCCCCGCAGAAGGATGTCATCATCAACAAGACGGGATCGACGAACGGCTTCGGCGGCTATGTCGTGCTGCTTCCGCGCGAGAACCTCGGTATCGTCGTCCTCGCGAACAGGAACTATCCCAATGAAGCGCGAGTTCGGGCAACCTATGCCCTGATCGAAGCGCTGCTTTCGAACTAG